In Sedimenticola thiotaurini, the following proteins share a genomic window:
- the ald gene encoding alanine dehydrogenase → MLIGVPKEIKNNEYRVGLTPASAGELIRHGHQVMVESQAGAGIGMDDAAYRMVGAEILDDPRQIFERAELVIKVKEPQPAECRQLREGQLLFTYLHLAPDPQQTELLVSSGVTAIAYETVTNRRGGLPLLEPMSEVAGRMSIQAGAMCLEKSHGGAGLLLGGVTGVASANVVVIGGGVVGTNAIRMAMGLEARVTVLDRSLERLAELDMQFGGRLNTIYPTREALEAYVLDADLVIGAVLVPGAATPKLVTRDMLGRMRPGSVLVDVAIDQGGCFETSRPTTHADPTYIVDNVVHYCVANMPGAVARTSTFALNNATLPFALALADKGFPQALADNPGLLDGLNVHRGRITHEAVATSLGYDYLPAREALAL, encoded by the coding sequence ATGCTGATTGGCGTACCGAAAGAGATTAAAAACAATGAATACCGGGTGGGACTGACCCCGGCCAGTGCCGGCGAACTGATCCGCCATGGCCACCAGGTGATGGTGGAGAGCCAGGCGGGGGCGGGCATCGGCATGGATGATGCCGCCTACCGGATGGTCGGTGCGGAGATCCTGGACGATCCCCGGCAGATCTTCGAGCGGGCCGAGCTGGTGATCAAGGTGAAAGAGCCGCAACCGGCGGAGTGCCGCCAGCTGCGGGAGGGGCAGTTGCTGTTCACTTACCTGCACCTGGCCCCCGATCCGCAGCAGACCGAACTGCTGGTCAGCTCCGGGGTGACCGCCATTGCCTACGAGACAGTCACTAACCGGCGCGGCGGGCTGCCGCTGCTGGAGCCGATGTCGGAGGTGGCGGGGCGTATGTCGATCCAGGCAGGTGCCATGTGCCTGGAGAAATCCCACGGTGGTGCCGGGCTGCTGCTGGGGGGCGTGACCGGAGTGGCATCGGCCAACGTGGTGGTGATCGGCGGTGGCGTGGTGGGTACCAATGCCATCCGCATGGCGATGGGCCTGGAGGCCCGGGTGACGGTGCTGGATCGCTCCCTGGAGCGTCTGGCGGAACTGGATATGCAGTTCGGCGGCCGGCTCAATACCATCTACCCAACCCGGGAGGCGCTGGAGGCGTACGTGCTGGATGCCGACCTGGTGATCGGTGCGGTACTGGTGCCGGGGGCGGCGACGCCCAAGCTGGTGACCCGTGACATGCTGGGGCGTATGCGACCCGGCTCGGTGCTGGTGGATGTGGCGATTGACCAGGGCGGCTGTTTTGAGACCTCCCGTCCCACCACCCATGCGGACCCGACCTACATCGTGGATAATGTTGTGCACTACTGCGTGGCCAATATGCCCGGTGCGGTGGCCCGCACCTCCACCTTTGCGTTGAATAACGCCACCCTGCCTTTTGCACTGGCCCTGGCGGACAAGGGCTTTCCCCAGGCGCTGGCGGATAATCCCGGTCTGCTGGACGGGCTCAACGTGCACCGGGGTCGCATCACCCATGAGGCGGTGGCTACGTCGCTCGGTTACGACTACCTGCCGGCCCGGGAGGCGCTGGCGCTCTGA
- a CDS encoding calcium-translocating P-type ATPase, PMCA-type: protein MNTPQHRAAACYQETAEAVVARLGSDRQQGLTDQQVAERRTEYGANLLSEGKRKSPIFLLLHQFTDFMILVLIAAAIVSGIIGEVEDSIAILVILTLNGLIGAVQEYRAEQAVAALRAMDIPQVSVRRNGERQSVPAPDLVPGDIVSLEAGNLVAADMRLLQAAGLESDESMLTGESQAAQKHSDVITTPNLPPGDRHNMVFRGSHITRGRGEGVVTAIGMQSEIGQIARLLSEQKPVQTPLQIRMARFGRRLALAILAICALIFITGLFKGEPVMLMLLTAISLAVAAIPEALPAVITISLAMGARRLSRHNSLVRNLPAVETLGSVTYICSDKTGTLTQNRMTAERFVIAGSPFSTLTEALALPAAHQMGKALALCNDVTRQQQQAQGEPTELALYQAAEAAGFQKQTLEQQAPRRGEIPFDSKRKLMLTLHPDGTGSIAYVKGAPEVVVARCHHQWGAEGPEALHNRDWLDQAEALANQGYRVIAVAQRRFTEPEESLDDADQHLTLLGLVALIDPPRAEARAAVDECRRAGITPVMITGDHPGTAKAIAVRLGIVQEQARVLTGQQLDQLSEDEFQQQVREVRVYARVSPEQKIRIVQALQQQGEFVAMTGDGVNDAPALKQAGIGVAMGDNGTDVARQAADMVLLDDNFATIVKAVREGRRIFDNIRKFIKYTMTSNSGEIWTLFLAPFLGLPVPLLPIHILWINLVTDGLPGLAFTLEPEEPGSMQRPPRPPEESIFAHGMWQHILWVGLFIGATSIGSMAWAIGQDDPNWQTIVLTVLTFSQLFHAMAVRSDQRSIFSQGLFSNPAMLGAVMLTVVLQLAVIYLPSLNALFNTAPLPLADLLICFAIASLTLLAVECEKLLIRRDVIYRDSQKPLQTRSG from the coding sequence ATGAACACACCACAACATCGCGCCGCTGCCTGCTACCAGGAGACAGCGGAGGCGGTTGTGGCACGCCTCGGTTCTGACCGGCAACAGGGGCTCACCGATCAGCAGGTGGCGGAGCGGCGGACAGAGTACGGCGCCAACCTGCTCAGTGAAGGAAAACGCAAATCGCCGATTTTCCTGCTGCTGCACCAGTTTACCGATTTCATGATCCTGGTGCTGATCGCCGCCGCGATCGTCTCCGGCATTATCGGTGAAGTGGAGGACAGCATTGCCATACTGGTGATCCTGACACTCAATGGCCTGATCGGTGCCGTGCAGGAGTATCGTGCCGAGCAGGCGGTAGCCGCCCTGCGGGCCATGGATATCCCCCAGGTGTCGGTACGCCGAAACGGAGAGCGGCAGTCGGTCCCGGCACCCGACCTGGTACCCGGTGATATCGTTTCGCTGGAGGCGGGTAACCTGGTGGCGGCAGACATGCGCCTGTTGCAAGCGGCGGGGCTGGAGAGCGACGAATCCATGCTGACCGGTGAGTCCCAGGCCGCCCAGAAGCATAGCGACGTGATCACCACCCCCAACCTGCCACCCGGGGACCGGCACAACATGGTGTTTCGCGGCAGCCACATCACCCGGGGACGGGGCGAAGGGGTGGTGACCGCCATCGGCATGCAGAGCGAGATCGGCCAGATCGCCAGGCTGCTGAGCGAGCAGAAACCGGTACAGACGCCTCTGCAGATCCGCATGGCCCGTTTCGGCCGACGCCTGGCCCTGGCCATCCTGGCGATCTGTGCACTGATTTTTATTACCGGGCTGTTCAAGGGAGAACCGGTGATGCTGATGCTGCTGACCGCCATCAGCCTGGCGGTGGCGGCCATCCCGGAGGCATTGCCGGCGGTGATCACCATCTCTCTGGCCATGGGGGCACGGCGGCTGAGCCGGCACAACAGCCTGGTGCGCAACCTGCCGGCGGTGGAAACCCTCGGCTCAGTGACCTACATCTGCTCCGACAAGACCGGCACCCTGACACAAAACCGCATGACAGCGGAGCGTTTTGTGATTGCCGGCAGCCCCTTTTCCACCCTGACCGAGGCGCTGGCGCTACCCGCCGCACACCAGATGGGCAAGGCGCTGGCACTCTGTAATGACGTCACCCGACAGCAGCAGCAAGCGCAGGGCGAGCCCACCGAACTGGCCCTGTACCAGGCGGCTGAAGCGGCCGGATTCCAGAAGCAGACGCTGGAACAGCAGGCGCCGCGACGGGGAGAAATCCCGTTCGACAGTAAACGCAAGCTGATGCTGACCCTGCACCCCGACGGAACCGGGAGCATCGCCTATGTGAAAGGGGCCCCCGAGGTGGTGGTGGCCCGCTGTCATCACCAGTGGGGGGCAGAGGGGCCTGAAGCACTGCATAACCGGGATTGGCTGGATCAGGCGGAGGCCCTGGCCAACCAGGGATACCGGGTTATCGCCGTGGCACAACGCCGTTTCACCGAACCGGAGGAGAGTCTGGACGATGCGGATCAGCACCTGACCCTGCTGGGACTGGTCGCCCTGATCGACCCGCCCCGTGCCGAAGCCAGGGCTGCCGTGGACGAATGTCGCCGGGCCGGGATCACCCCGGTGATGATTACCGGTGATCACCCCGGTACGGCAAAAGCGATCGCGGTCAGACTGGGTATTGTGCAGGAGCAGGCCCGGGTGCTGACCGGTCAGCAGCTCGATCAACTGTCAGAGGATGAATTCCAGCAGCAGGTCAGGGAGGTGAGGGTCTATGCCCGGGTCTCCCCGGAGCAGAAGATCCGCATCGTGCAGGCGTTGCAGCAACAGGGTGAGTTTGTCGCCATGACCGGTGACGGGGTCAACGACGCCCCGGCACTGAAACAGGCCGGCATCGGTGTGGCCATGGGCGACAACGGCACCGATGTGGCGCGCCAGGCCGCCGACATGGTGCTGCTGGATGACAACTTCGCCACCATTGTCAAAGCGGTCCGGGAAGGGCGGCGCATCTTTGACAACATCCGCAAGTTCATCAAATACACCATGACCTCCAACTCGGGCGAGATCTGGACCCTGTTTCTCGCCCCCTTCCTGGGCCTGCCGGTGCCGCTGCTGCCGATCCATATTCTCTGGATCAACCTGGTGACCGACGGACTGCCGGGCCTGGCCTTTACCCTGGAGCCGGAGGAGCCGGGCAGCATGCAGCGTCCACCCCGACCGCCGGAGGAGAGCATTTTCGCCCACGGCATGTGGCAGCATATCCTCTGGGTGGGACTGTTCATCGGTGCCACCTCCATCGGTTCCATGGCCTGGGCGATCGGACAGGATGACCCCAACTGGCAGACTATTGTGCTGACGGTGCTGACCTTTTCCCAGCTGTTCCACGCCATGGCGGTACGCAGTGACCAGCGGTCAATCTTCAGCCAGGGGCTGTTCAGCAATCCGGCCATGCTGGGGGCAGTGATGCTGACAGTGGTGCTGCAACTGGCGGTGATCTATCTCCCGTCCCTGAATGCCCTGTTCAATACCGCCCCCCTGCCGCTGGCGGATCTGCTGATCTGTTTCGCCATCGCCTCCCTGACCCTGCTGGCGGTGGAGTGCGAGAAACTGCTGATACGCCGGGACGTGATCTATCGCGACAGCCAAAAGCCGCTTCAGACCAGATCCGGATAG
- a CDS encoding substrate-binding domain-containing protein: MRDCPVYRRALGTLLFGIMALLMTACSPDSTSDQRDNELSATEQKTLTIALVMKTLTNPFFVEMEKGARKAEQEFAIHLVVKTAAQETSILQQIGIIESLIRDQVDAIVIAPGDSIELIPVLKKAQEMGITVINIDNQLDPDFSRKSDLQDVPFISVDNRLAAYRSAKYIADQITSPAKALLMEGIRTAKNADMRMQGAMQAFRENPHIELVASESANWKIDEGYHLMQQWLATYPDVQLVFAANDMMALGIIKAVGEAGRSDILIAGYDAIKEARQAIDEGILQATIDQQAAEQGYLGIQFAIRAINGEKLPQETLIDALLITRDDH, encoded by the coding sequence ATGAGAGATTGTCCGGTATACAGACGTGCCCTGGGGACGCTGCTGTTTGGCATCATGGCACTCCTGATGACCGCCTGTAGTCCCGATTCAACGTCCGACCAACGGGACAATGAGCTCTCGGCCACCGAACAGAAGACATTGACTATCGCCCTGGTGATGAAAACCCTCACCAATCCGTTCTTTGTCGAAATGGAGAAGGGTGCCCGGAAAGCGGAACAGGAGTTTGCCATTCACCTGGTGGTCAAAACTGCCGCCCAGGAGACCTCGATTCTGCAACAGATCGGTATTATTGAGAGCCTGATACGGGACCAGGTCGATGCCATTGTGATTGCGCCGGGCGACTCCATAGAGCTGATCCCGGTGTTGAAAAAGGCGCAGGAGATGGGGATCACCGTTATCAACATCGATAACCAGCTCGACCCCGACTTCTCCCGAAAAAGCGATCTACAGGATGTCCCCTTCATCAGCGTGGATAATCGCCTGGCCGCCTACCGGAGCGCCAAATACATTGCCGACCAGATCACCAGTCCCGCCAAGGCACTCCTGATGGAAGGCATCCGCACCGCCAAGAACGCCGACATGCGGATGCAGGGGGCCATGCAGGCGTTTCGCGAAAACCCCCACATCGAACTGGTGGCCAGTGAGAGCGCCAACTGGAAGATCGACGAAGGTTACCACCTGATGCAACAGTGGCTGGCAACCTATCCGGATGTACAGCTGGTGTTCGCGGCCAATGACATGATGGCACTCGGCATCATCAAGGCAGTGGGTGAGGCAGGGCGCAGCGATATCCTGATCGCCGGCTACGACGCGATCAAGGAAGCCCGCCAGGCGATTGATGAAGGGATTCTGCAGGCGACCATCGACCAGCAGGCCGCTGAACAGGGTTATCTCGGCATTCAATTTGCGATCCGTGCCATCAATGGGGAAAAACTTCCCCAGGAGACACTGATCGACGCCCTTTTGATTACCCGCGATGATCATTGA
- a CDS encoding ABC transporter permease — MGLRRFLAVFSARNLEFIRDRSALTWNIVLPVLIVFGFAFAFTTGGETLFKVGLYQQQAQAPGMDRFLALKHIRFIPVTDIPAAITKVERHQLDMLLDSSGRYWINDQSANGYLLEQLLNGAANRFTKQTVSGEPIRYVDWLIPGVLGMNVMFSSLFGVGYVIVRYRKNGVLKRLKATPLTALEFLAAQVMSRLWLIVGVTSLVYVGTNLLVGFRMYGSYLDLLLVLVLGTFSMICLSLTVAARLSNEETANGLLNMISWPMMMLSGVWFSLEGSPAIIQQAAQIFPLTHMIDAARAIMIDGAGLAEIYPHLLILLTMSALFMAIGARSFRWE, encoded by the coding sequence ATGGGATTACGCCGCTTTCTGGCTGTATTTTCCGCCCGTAACCTGGAGTTTATCCGTGATCGCAGCGCCCTCACCTGGAACATTGTGCTGCCGGTACTGATCGTGTTCGGTTTCGCCTTCGCCTTCACCACCGGCGGCGAGACCCTGTTCAAGGTCGGGCTATACCAGCAACAGGCGCAGGCCCCCGGCATGGATCGGTTCCTGGCGCTGAAACATATCCGGTTCATCCCGGTGACCGATATCCCCGCCGCCATTACCAAGGTGGAACGTCACCAGCTGGACATGCTGCTGGACAGCAGCGGTCGTTACTGGATCAATGACCAGTCGGCCAACGGCTACCTGCTGGAACAGCTGTTGAACGGCGCTGCAAACCGGTTTACCAAACAGACGGTGAGTGGGGAGCCGATCCGTTACGTGGACTGGCTGATCCCCGGCGTGCTGGGCATGAATGTCATGTTCAGCTCCCTGTTCGGGGTCGGCTATGTGATCGTGCGCTATCGCAAGAACGGGGTGTTGAAACGGCTCAAGGCGACACCGCTGACCGCACTGGAGTTTCTCGCTGCCCAGGTGATGTCGCGGCTCTGGCTGATCGTCGGCGTCACCAGCCTGGTCTATGTAGGCACCAATCTGCTGGTGGGTTTTCGCATGTACGGCTCCTATCTCGACCTGCTGCTGGTGCTGGTGCTCGGCACCTTCAGCATGATCTGCCTGAGCCTGACGGTGGCGGCCCGCCTCTCCAACGAGGAGACCGCCAACGGCCTGCTGAACATGATCAGCTGGCCCATGATGATGCTGTCCGGGGTCTGGTTCTCCCTGGAGGGCTCACCGGCGATTATTCAGCAGGCTGCCCAGATCTTTCCCCTGACCCACATGATCGACGCGGCCCGGGCCATCATGATCGATGGCGCCGGGCTGGCGGAGATCTACCCCCACCTGCTGATCCTGTTAACCATGAGCGCCCTGTTCATGGCTATCGGCGCACGCAGTTTCCGCTGGGAGTAG
- a CDS encoding GNAT family N-acetyltransferase gives MPELRDASADDFAVILELNDAEVQQTSPMDLERLEFLHRLSSFHQVALVDGRVAGFLLAMREGAAYPNDNYDWFRSRYRQFIYIDRIVVGAEFAGQRVGSTLYQALFARARTEGISMITCEYNLEPPNPASAAFHARFGFTEVGRQQVAGGSKLVSLQRLELAG, from the coding sequence ATGCCTGAACTGCGTGATGCCAGTGCCGATGACTTCGCCGTTATTCTTGAACTGAACGACGCTGAAGTGCAGCAGACCAGTCCCATGGATCTGGAGCGGTTGGAGTTTCTGCACCGTCTCTCCAGCTTCCACCAGGTGGCGCTGGTCGACGGTCGGGTGGCCGGTTTCCTGCTCGCCATGCGTGAGGGCGCCGCCTATCCGAATGACAATTACGACTGGTTCCGTTCCCGCTACCGGCAGTTCATCTACATCGACCGTATCGTGGTGGGGGCTGAATTCGCCGGCCAGCGGGTTGGCAGCACACTGTATCAGGCGCTGTTCGCCCGGGCCCGGACCGAGGGCATCTCCATGATCACCTGTGAGTATAACCTGGAACCCCCCAATCCCGCGTCGGCTGCCTTCCACGCCCGGTTCGGTTTCACGGAAGTGGGTCGGCAGCAGGTGGCGGGCGGGAGCAAGCTGGTCTCCCTGCAACGGCTGGAGCTGGCAGGGTAG
- a CDS encoding ABC transporter ATP-binding protein, whose amino-acid sequence MNKLLEVDNLVKHFHQVQAVNGVSFAIQRGSCFGLLGPNGAGKTTTVEMLEGIIQPTSGSIRYKGEPTGATFRQEAGIMFQETSLQEFIRVGETLELFSRLYTHTRPLDELIERCALAEFLDRDVRRLSGGQRQRLLLAIALVNDPQIVFLDEPTTGLDPQARRNFWQLVNDIKQEQKTLVLTTHYMEEAYELCDEIAIMDHGRIIAQGSPRALLKKHFDHSVICLPAQDVPASLDLDPQLNLRRANGQVEILSDDINLTIRQLMAQQVPLTHLQIRSRTLEDLFLELTGRALRS is encoded by the coding sequence ATGAACAAGCTGCTTGAAGTCGATAACCTGGTAAAGCATTTCCACCAAGTCCAGGCGGTGAACGGGGTCAGCTTCGCCATCCAGCGCGGCAGCTGCTTCGGCCTGCTGGGTCCCAACGGGGCCGGCAAGACCACCACGGTGGAGATGCTGGAGGGGATCATCCAACCCACCAGTGGCAGCATCCGCTACAAGGGCGAGCCGACCGGTGCCACCTTCCGGCAGGAAGCGGGCATCATGTTCCAGGAGACCTCGCTGCAGGAGTTTATCCGGGTCGGCGAAACCCTGGAGCTGTTCAGCCGTCTCTACACCCACACCCGTCCACTGGATGAACTGATCGAACGCTGTGCACTGGCGGAGTTTCTCGACCGGGATGTGCGGCGTCTCTCCGGTGGCCAGCGCCAGCGTCTGCTGCTGGCCATCGCCCTGGTGAATGACCCCCAGATCGTATTCCTGGACGAACCCACCACCGGTCTGGATCCCCAGGCACGGCGCAACTTCTGGCAGCTGGTGAATGATATCAAGCAGGAGCAGAAAACCCTGGTGCTCACCACCCACTACATGGAGGAGGCCTACGAGCTGTGCGACGAGATCGCCATCATGGACCACGGCCGGATCATCGCCCAGGGTTCCCCCCGGGCGTTGCTGAAGAAGCACTTTGACCACTCGGTGATCTGCCTGCCGGCCCAGGATGTCCCGGCGTCACTCGACCTGGATCCGCAGCTGAATCTGCGCCGCGCCAACGGGCAGGTGGAGATCCTGAGTGACGATATCAACCTGACCATCAGGCAGCTGATGGCCCAACAGGTACCCCTGACCCACCTGCAGATCCGCTCCCGCACCCTGGAGGATCTGTTTCTCGAACTGACCGGCCGCGCACTGAGGAGCTGA
- a CDS encoding DUF211 domain-containing protein: MTHIKRLLLDILKPHHPDVIDFSKALARTGNCQVRLTVAEIDARTETLQVEIKGDSIDYEQIQAAIAEMGASIHSIDVVEVEHNAADRD, encoded by the coding sequence ATGACGCATATCAAGCGCCTGCTGCTGGATATCCTTAAACCTCACCACCCGGACGTGATCGACTTCAGCAAGGCGCTGGCCCGCACCGGGAACTGCCAGGTCCGCTTAACGGTGGCCGAGATCGACGCCCGCACCGAAACCCTGCAGGTGGAGATCAAAGGCGACAGCATCGATTATGAGCAGATCCAGGCCGCCATCGCCGAGATGGGCGCCTCGATCCACAGTATCGATGTGGTGGAGGTGGAACACAACGCAGCGGACCGCGATTGA
- a CDS encoding EAL domain-containing protein, whose product MIPIFHHLKITHRFTIALLVAGVLPLLGAGLVSYHTTQSALIEQFLAQQQELLINYREQLELTQEQIENLVANIASDQTINQVLQLQQNSVVSSSYQRLSTQAQVGHILNSYINVKGLVSIHVLGNGDSHFQVGDTLTVRDQPGVREQILATLEQQESWIYWPGVIPNLNAGSREAFVLPAVKALYRFNRQRLERERIGLVVANYSIQGLLDKFSQRARESGFPVFLIDQQDRFIVHPDPAMVGQPASTELQQKSTSSQPSRIDGQDYYMVSEPLDHTGWKLISTIPVSATNQAANLIRDVSVLSFTIALLIAALFAIIFSRTVIVHIQQVTDAFRRLKSGASDIPKLPVAGNDEISQLAQWFNLFLDELKVKHQYEEALRISEERYEMATHATQEGIWDYDNSSDTIYCSDRFQQITGLNCQDDTASPAIFFQMMHPDDKARIKASYTAFLKSNDTVIKLEYRILRPDGSSAYLRNNCRAVRDEHGRVIRTVGSIQDISAQKSVEQRLHHDASHDPLTGLHNRTWMIKRIDREIQSSNAEQEKSFAVFFIDLDNFKTLNDTLGHSTGDLLLIQMAERIESCLRPGDALARLGGDEFIVLLPEISSSDTVIVVERLVREIAVPFQLNSHRYETHASIGIAFSKSGYRNAEEILRDADTAMYRAKSEGKGRYEIFDDQMRRLLLERTTLEHELIVALKEQQLEMYYQPILDLSNDSIVGFEALLRWNHPTRTISPEQFIPVAEEAQLIEPMGDWIFQQVAQQVALWQRLFVLPERFRVAVNFSPQQFGNTRLIDKLNRTMAETGAKPSNISVELTETAIFSDKQVVQKYLQQLQALDILIYLDDFGTGYSSLSYLNSFPIDAIKIDRSFVSGLASDQRKKQLVNMMVLLAQELGISVIAEGVETEEVMAYLKSRGCSYAQGYFIQRPMAADAATRLLSDNLTGIRLRI is encoded by the coding sequence GTGATTCCCATCTTTCACCATCTCAAGATCACCCATCGCTTCACTATTGCCCTGCTTGTGGCCGGTGTGCTGCCGCTGCTCGGGGCCGGTCTGGTCTCCTACCACACCACCCAAAGCGCTTTGATTGAACAGTTTCTGGCCCAGCAGCAGGAGTTGCTGATCAACTACCGGGAACAGCTGGAACTGACCCAGGAGCAGATAGAAAACCTGGTGGCCAACATTGCCAGCGACCAGACCATCAACCAGGTACTGCAACTGCAGCAGAACAGCGTCGTCTCATCCAGCTACCAGCGACTCTCCACCCAGGCCCAGGTCGGCCACATCCTCAACAGCTATATCAATGTCAAAGGCCTGGTTTCAATCCACGTCCTGGGCAACGGAGATAGCCACTTTCAGGTTGGAGATACCCTGACCGTCCGCGATCAGCCCGGCGTCAGGGAGCAGATCCTGGCGACACTTGAGCAGCAGGAGTCCTGGATCTACTGGCCGGGGGTCATCCCCAACCTGAACGCCGGCTCCCGTGAGGCTTTTGTGTTACCGGCGGTGAAAGCCCTGTATCGGTTTAACCGCCAGCGCCTGGAGCGGGAGCGGATCGGCCTGGTGGTGGCCAACTACAGCATTCAGGGACTGCTTGACAAGTTCAGTCAGCGGGCCAGGGAGAGCGGCTTTCCGGTATTCCTGATCGATCAGCAGGACCGCTTTATTGTCCATCCGGATCCCGCCATGGTGGGCCAACCAGCCAGTACTGAACTGCAGCAGAAGAGCACCAGCAGCCAACCCAGCCGAATCGATGGCCAGGACTATTACATGGTGAGCGAACCCCTGGATCACACCGGATGGAAACTGATTTCCACCATTCCGGTCAGCGCCACCAACCAGGCGGCCAACCTGATTCGTGATGTCAGCGTGCTCAGTTTCACCATCGCCCTGCTGATCGCAGCCCTGTTTGCGATCATCTTTTCACGTACCGTGATTGTCCATATCCAGCAGGTTACGGACGCTTTCCGGCGCCTGAAATCGGGCGCAAGCGATATTCCCAAGCTGCCGGTTGCCGGCAATGACGAGATATCGCAACTGGCCCAGTGGTTCAATCTGTTCCTGGATGAACTGAAGGTCAAACATCAGTATGAAGAGGCCCTGCGCATCAGCGAAGAGCGCTACGAAATGGCCACCCACGCCACCCAGGAGGGCATCTGGGACTACGACAACAGCTCGGATACTATCTACTGTTCTGACCGGTTCCAGCAGATCACCGGGTTGAACTGCCAGGATGACACAGCATCACCCGCCATCTTTTTCCAGATGATGCATCCCGATGACAAGGCTCGCATCAAAGCCAGCTACACCGCTTTCCTAAAATCCAACGACACCGTCATCAAGCTCGAATACCGTATTCTCAGGCCGGACGGTAGCTCCGCCTATCTGCGCAACAACTGCCGGGCGGTGCGGGATGAGCACGGCAGAGTGATCCGCACCGTGGGTTCAATTCAGGACATCAGCGCCCAGAAGAGTGTCGAACAGCGCCTGCATCACGACGCCTCCCACGATCCCCTGACCGGCCTGCATAACCGCACCTGGATGATCAAGCGAATCGACCGGGAAATACAGAGCAGTAACGCCGAGCAGGAGAAGAGCTTCGCGGTCTTCTTCATTGACCTGGATAACTTCAAGACACTCAACGACACCCTGGGCCACAGCACAGGCGATCTGTTACTGATCCAGATGGCGGAACGGATAGAGTCCTGCCTGCGCCCGGGGGACGCACTGGCCCGGCTGGGGGGTGATGAGTTCATCGTGCTGCTACCGGAAATCAGCAGCTCCGATACCGTGATAGTGGTCGAGCGGTTGGTCAGGGAGATCGCCGTACCTTTTCAGCTCAACTCCCATCGGTACGAAACCCACGCCAGCATCGGCATCGCCTTTTCCAAATCGGGTTACCGGAATGCTGAAGAGATTCTGCGGGATGCCGACACCGCCATGTACCGGGCCAAGTCTGAGGGCAAAGGGCGTTACGAGATCTTTGATGACCAGATGCGCAGGCTGCTGCTGGAACGCACCACGCTGGAGCATGAGCTGATCGTGGCGCTCAAGGAGCAGCAGCTGGAGATGTACTATCAGCCGATCCTGGACCTGTCCAATGACAGCATTGTGGGATTCGAAGCGTTGCTGCGCTGGAATCATCCAACCCGTACCATATCGCCGGAGCAGTTCATTCCGGTGGCCGAAGAGGCCCAGTTGATCGAGCCCATGGGCGACTGGATTTTTCAACAAGTGGCTCAACAAGTTGCGCTCTGGCAGCGGCTGTTCGTCCTGCCAGAACGGTTCCGGGTTGCGGTTAACTTCTCACCCCAGCAGTTCGGGAATACCCGCCTGATCGACAAGCTCAACCGGACCATGGCAGAGACCGGCGCCAAACCGTCCAACATCTCCGTAGAACTGACGGAAACCGCCATATTCAGTGACAAGCAGGTGGTACAGAAGTATCTGCAACAGTTGCAGGCGCTGGACATCCTGATTTACCTGGACGATTTCGGCACCGGCTACTCTTCGCTCAGTTACCTGAACAGTTTCCCGATCGATGCCATCAAGATCGACCGCTCTTTTGTCAGTGGCCTGGCCAGTGACCAGCGCAAGAAACAGCTGGTCAATATGATGGTGCTGCTGGCCCAGGAGCTGGGCATTTCGGTGATCGCCGAAGGGGTGGAGACCGAAGAGGTGATGGCGTATCTCAAGAGCCGCGGATGCAGTTATGCGCAGGGCTATTTCATTCAGCGCCCCATGGCGGCCGATGCGGCGACCCGGCTCCTGTCGGATAACCTGACCGGTATAAGGTTACGCATCTAA